Proteins encoded together in one Calditrichota bacterium window:
- the accC gene encoding acetyl-CoA carboxylase biotin carboxylase subunit, with translation MFSKVLVANRGEIALRVIRACKDLGISTVAVCSTADRDSLHVRFADESVCIGPPTASQSYLSPKAIISAAEITGADAIHPGYGFMAENADFAQICMAHEIVWIGPDPKVIQIMGHKSEAKRTMINAGCPVVPGSDGAVKDASEARRLAEEFGLPVMIKAVAGGGGRGMRLVHDINNVETAFEMASAEAEAAFNNGDLYLEKAIINPRHIEIQVMGDGRGGCIHFGERDCSMQRRHQKLIEESPSPAVDTKLREQMGKTAVQAAAAIKYSGAGTMEFLLDQEGNFYFMEMNTRIQVEHPVTEMVTGHDLVKMQLQVALGEPLPKQKEVTVRGHAIEFRINAEDASRGFLPSPGNVAVWNLPGGPGVRVDTHVYQGYSIPPFYDSLIAKLIVYGADREEALKRCRRALSEFIVEGIHTTIPFHLEMLDTEAFRSGQVHTKWVEQYMEQLAKA, from the coding sequence ATGTTCAGCAAGGTTCTTGTTGCCAATCGCGGCGAGATAGCGCTGCGCGTAATCCGCGCGTGCAAAGACCTTGGCATAAGTACAGTCGCGGTTTGCTCGACGGCTGACCGTGATTCACTGCACGTACGATTTGCCGATGAATCGGTTTGCATTGGTCCTCCGACCGCATCTCAAAGCTATCTTTCCCCCAAGGCCATCATCTCTGCCGCTGAAATCACGGGCGCGGATGCCATTCATCCCGGCTATGGATTCATGGCTGAAAACGCTGATTTCGCCCAGATTTGCATGGCGCATGAAATTGTTTGGATCGGTCCTGATCCCAAAGTTATTCAGATCATGGGCCACAAGTCCGAAGCCAAACGAACCATGATCAATGCTGGCTGTCCGGTTGTGCCGGGCAGTGATGGTGCGGTTAAGGATGCGTCTGAAGCCCGCCGGCTTGCTGAAGAGTTCGGCTTGCCCGTCATGATTAAGGCCGTTGCCGGCGGCGGCGGTCGAGGCATGCGTCTCGTCCACGACATCAACAATGTCGAAACCGCGTTTGAAATGGCCAGTGCCGAAGCGGAGGCCGCTTTCAATAACGGGGACCTCTATCTCGAAAAAGCGATCATCAATCCCCGCCATATTGAGATTCAAGTAATGGGAGATGGTCGCGGCGGCTGCATTCACTTCGGTGAACGTGATTGTTCGATGCAGCGCCGTCATCAAAAATTGATTGAAGAGTCTCCGTCACCCGCTGTCGATACCAAGCTCCGCGAACAGATGGGGAAAACCGCCGTTCAAGCGGCAGCCGCAATTAAGTATTCCGGTGCCGGAACGATGGAGTTTTTGCTCGACCAAGAGGGCAATTTCTATTTCATGGAAATGAATACTCGTATTCAGGTCGAACACCCCGTCACGGAAATGGTCACCGGACACGACCTCGTCAAAATGCAGCTTCAAGTTGCCTTGGGAGAACCGCTTCCCAAACAAAAAGAAGTCACGGTGCGTGGACATGCTATCGAGTTCCGCATCAATGCCGAAGACGCTTCTCGCGGTTTCTTGCCGTCACCCGGAAACGTCGCGGTCTGGAACCTCCCCGGTGGCCCCGGAGTTCGTGTAGATACCCACGTCTATCAAGGCTATTCGATTCCGCCGTTCTACGACAGCTTGATTGCCAAACTGATAGTCTACGGCGCGGATAGGGAAGAGGCTCTGAAACGTTGCCGCCGCGCGTTAAGCGAGTTCATCGTCGAAGGAATTCACACAACGATCCCATTCCACCTCGAAATGCTGGATACCGAGGCTTTCAGGTCGGGACAGGTCCACACTAAGTGGGTCGAACAATACATGGAACAGCTTGCAAAAGCATAA
- the gcvH gene encoding glycine cleavage system protein GcvH has product MNIPEGYLYTKDHEWVKLEGDLAVVGITEFAQGELGDVVFVQLPGTGTKVGQGDSFGTIEAVKAVADLYSPISGDVVEVNPALEGTPEIINQQPYSDGWIVKIRPSSFDGEKAGLLTPSAYKDLTSA; this is encoded by the coding sequence ATGAACATCCCGGAAGGATATCTTTATACAAAGGACCACGAGTGGGTCAAACTTGAAGGTGATCTCGCGGTCGTGGGTATCACGGAATTCGCTCAAGGCGAACTGGGCGACGTCGTGTTCGTGCAATTGCCGGGCACGGGAACAAAAGTCGGCCAAGGTGATAGTTTTGGTACGATAGAAGCGGTAAAGGCCGTTGCCGATCTCTATTCTCCGATTTCCGGAGATGTCGTCGAAGTAAATCCCGCACTCGAAGGCACACCCGAGATCATCAATCAGCAACCCTACTCCGACGGTTGGATCGTCAAGATTCGACCCAGCAGCTTCGACGGCGAAAAAGCCGGATTACTTACTCCCTCTGCATACAAGGATCTTACAAGCGCCTGA
- the gcvPA gene encoding aminomethyl-transferring glycine dehydrogenase subunit GcvPA, producing MRYIPNTPDDRSAMLRAIGVSSFEELLEQVPSSLQLNRPLNISDGKSEWQVSREMSALAEMNQNAMAHACFMGAGSYDHYVPAAVNALASRSEFVTAYTPYQPEVAQGTLQVIFEFQSMICELFAMPAANASLYDCGVALSEAISLAHAHTKRSRFVWSEAVNPSYRRVAETNNVAQGMTFDLAPSPNGCQTNDAINMLLGDDVAALVVQYPNFYGIVDDLSKVIERAHSVGALVIFVADPMAMGVLRSPGRLGADIVVGEGQSLGNYMSYGGPYLGLFAASNELVRLMPGRIVGITKDVDGRRGFVLTLQTREQHIRRDKATSNVCTNQGLVATRATFYLSMLGPNGLREIGETSARRARYLINKLKAVPGFSLPHSGTHFREFVLNVPGNSEKFFEFMSERGVLAGVPLSRMGIHNDRGILVALTEKRTVEEMDRYAELAAEYTAGGAQ from the coding sequence ATGCGCTACATCCCGAATACCCCCGATGATCGCAGTGCGATGCTGCGGGCCATCGGGGTATCTTCTTTTGAAGAACTTCTCGAACAAGTTCCCTCATCGCTCCAATTGAACAGACCGCTGAATATTTCGGACGGAAAATCGGAATGGCAGGTCAGCCGCGAAATGTCGGCTCTTGCCGAAATGAACCAAAATGCTATGGCCCATGCTTGCTTCATGGGCGCAGGCAGCTACGATCACTACGTTCCGGCAGCCGTGAACGCCCTGGCATCCCGCAGTGAATTTGTCACGGCTTACACTCCGTATCAGCCTGAAGTCGCCCAAGGGACGCTGCAAGTCATCTTTGAATTTCAGTCGATGATTTGTGAGTTGTTTGCGATGCCCGCCGCCAACGCCAGTCTCTATGACTGCGGCGTCGCGCTTTCAGAAGCAATTTCCCTCGCGCATGCGCACACTAAACGCAGCAGGTTTGTTTGGAGTGAGGCTGTTAATCCGTCCTACCGTCGCGTTGCCGAAACAAACAACGTCGCGCAGGGCATGACCTTTGATCTCGCTCCCTCTCCCAACGGATGTCAAACCAACGACGCGATAAATATGCTGCTCGGCGACGATGTTGCCGCACTGGTTGTGCAGTATCCGAATTTCTACGGCATCGTTGACGATCTCTCAAAGGTCATCGAACGTGCCCACTCGGTCGGCGCTCTCGTAATTTTCGTCGCCGATCCGATGGCCATGGGCGTCCTGCGTTCGCCCGGACGGCTTGGCGCAGACATTGTCGTGGGCGAAGGTCAAAGCCTAGGCAATTACATGTCCTACGGTGGTCCCTATCTCGGGTTATTCGCCGCCTCCAACGAATTGGTGCGTCTCATGCCCGGACGTATCGTCGGCATCACAAAAGATGTTGATGGCCGTCGCGGGTTCGTATTGACACTGCAAACTCGCGAACAACACATTCGCCGCGACAAAGCAACCTCGAATGTCTGCACAAATCAAGGGCTGGTCGCCACTCGCGCGACATTTTACCTTTCAATGCTCGGCCCGAACGGCCTGCGCGAAATTGGCGAAACGTCCGCCCGCCGCGCACGTTATCTGATAAACAAACTCAAAGCTGTTCCCGGCTTTTCACTTCCGCATTCCGGCACACACTTCCGTGAATTCGTTCTCAATGTACCGGGCAACTCCGAAAAGTTCTTTGAATTCATGTCCGAACGCGGCGTTCTTGCCGGAGTTCCTCTTTCAAGAATGGGTATTCACAACGACCGCGGCATCCTCGTTGCATTGACTGAAAAACGAACCGTTGAAGAAATGGATCGCTACGCTGAGCTTGCGGCCGAATACACTGCGGGAGGTGCGCAATGA
- the gcvPB gene encoding aminomethyl-transferring glycine dehydrogenase subunit GcvPB, giving the protein MQSETKLIFEHSRPGRIGSQIPNVDSQLPELDIPESLKRVSAPRLPQVAESTAVRHYVNLSVRNHHIDRDFYPLGSCTMKYNPKINDELAALPGFAGLSPWQTGSTAQGAMRLISELSEALLEVTGMDDITLQPAAGAQGEFTALLMFRAYHLKNGDARKRIIIPDSAHGTNPASIILAGYQVTQLPSDENGLMDIEALKKALGEDVAGLMITNPNTLGLFEKNITKIVDLVHDAGGLVYMDGANLNALLGIARPGDMGFDACHMNLHKTFSTPHGGGGPGSGPVAIKEKLARFLPVPVLTHRNNQYEWNWDRPDSIGSVHTYYGNFGMLVRALAYIKSLGGNGLRSISENAIVNANYLRKKLAPTYQIYVDKPCMHEAVFSGSNQKAKGVRTTDIAKRLLDYGIHPPTVYFPLIVPECLMIEPTESETKETLDEFVEVMLQIDREATESPELLKHAPYTTPVRRLDEAGAARNLNIRYFDDADK; this is encoded by the coding sequence ATGCAAAGTGAAACGAAACTCATTTTCGAGCACAGCCGTCCCGGTCGAATCGGATCGCAAATTCCGAATGTTGATTCACAGCTTCCTGAACTCGACATTCCCGAGTCGCTCAAACGTGTTTCAGCGCCGCGCTTGCCCCAAGTAGCGGAGAGCACTGCGGTCCGCCACTACGTAAACCTCTCAGTTCGCAATCATCACATTGACCGAGACTTCTATCCTCTCGGTTCGTGCACGATGAAGTACAATCCGAAGATCAACGACGAACTTGCCGCTCTTCCGGGTTTTGCGGGCCTAAGTCCGTGGCAGACCGGCTCGACGGCACAAGGCGCGATGCGATTGATCAGCGAACTGTCGGAGGCTTTGCTTGAAGTCACAGGTATGGACGACATCACTCTCCAACCTGCCGCGGGTGCTCAGGGTGAATTCACAGCGCTCTTAATGTTCCGTGCCTATCACTTGAAAAATGGTGACGCGCGCAAACGCATCATTATCCCCGACAGCGCTCACGGCACGAATCCGGCATCGATCATTCTTGCGGGATATCAGGTTACTCAACTTCCGTCGGACGAAAACGGTTTGATGGATATCGAGGCTCTGAAGAAAGCGCTCGGCGAAGACGTCGCAGGATTGATGATAACGAATCCAAACACGCTCGGCCTGTTTGAAAAGAACATCACAAAGATTGTCGATCTTGTGCATGACGCCGGTGGCTTGGTTTACATGGACGGCGCGAATCTGAACGCGCTCTTAGGTATTGCTCGTCCGGGCGATATGGGCTTTGACGCGTGTCATATGAACCTGCACAAGACATTCTCGACTCCGCACGGCGGCGGCGGTCCCGGCAGTGGTCCGGTCGCGATCAAAGAGAAGCTCGCGCGCTTCCTGCCCGTTCCCGTCTTGACTCATCGCAATAATCAATACGAGTGGAACTGGGACCGCCCGGATTCGATCGGCTCTGTCCATACTTATTACGGAAACTTCGGCATGTTGGTTCGCGCACTTGCATATATCAAAAGTCTTGGCGGCAACGGTCTGAGATCGATCAGCGAAAACGCAATCGTTAACGCCAACTACCTCCGCAAGAAATTGGCCCCGACGTACCAAATTTACGTTGACAAACCGTGCATGCATGAGGCAGTATTTTCGGGCAGCAATCAAAAAGCCAAAGGCGTTCGCACCACCGACATCGCCAAGCGCCTGCTGGACTACGGCATTCATCCGCCGACGGTCTATTTCCCGTTGATTGTACCTGAGTGCTTGATGATTGAACCCACCGAGTCCGAAACCAAGGAAACGCTCGACGAGTTCGTCGAGGTCATGCTGCAAATAGACCGTGAGGCGACGGAGTCTCCGGAGCTTCTGAAACACGCTCCGTATACGACTCCCGTGCGAAGACTTGATGAAGCAGGTGCCGCCCGCAATCTTAACATCCGCTATTTCGACGACGCCGACAAATAG
- a CDS encoding DEAD/DEAH box helicase, protein MKQVPPAILTSAISTTPTNSLRSEWLKNLGLGRFVAIDLETTGLTPANDSIIEVGAVRFQDGVVAETYQTFLDPERPLPHFITSLTGIRDEDVLGAPSFDEIRSDLLDFIDESPLVGQNTSFDLGFLTAHGGSDFRFPGRMILDTAELARIFWAELPRFSLGSLCRAFSVTLASAHRASDDAQATGEILVHLVDSLGERVWGDLAAELYAVAKQGHHRAEKFFAALQAQTVDIPPPLSPKPDPRPELTRVSLASLAAGGEFHEHLEKFEPRAQQMQMAELVQMAFENEETLLLEAPTGTGKSLGYLVPALEWALGGEDDSDRQVVISSHTRSLQEQLLNKDIRDIGLATKSRIPAAILKGRDNYLCKRRLNAALVDIDGRLSDGERHKLLPLIRWSHLTTRGDIGEIGGFRPEFEPLLWSMVCSDGAACSGSMCGANRGDFYRKALDEAKKAKLLLVNHALLSTDFERFMSPGEDSARRLVVDEAHQFERAVVSAYSTVFSDRVVRNVLSRFTDERSSRGLLAKLAKAALDDDISTELVALDVLIKTLFQKSRLSFQEAAGMPSRTDQDESKSRLCSSTPEQQRIENVLSPLINDLEDLFLRLDKVQSVLAREEELPRDTKEKILELRSAIADLEGTVEVGKLSVSCESSDYVYWLESSQRRTNPTVAIFASPIFVAETLDKQLWRHARGSVLTSATLTHNSDFTVLRNALGISDSGERAVTKTVLDSPFELPAQMHCYCPTYLPEAKQVQPHLTGVAQMVAALIEQTNRSILVLCTSHASSNEIFEKITPAARKHDRPLFQQRGGRDTHEIIKAFRESKGGVLVGAAALWEGIDLVGEALEILVVVKLPFDVPTEPWHEARGEMASAQNKDPFYSLSLPACAIRLRQGLGRLIRHHNDRGVAIIADTRLLKTRYGKVLQQHLPVKPEPADDLPSLLDNVRNFFSGNDS, encoded by the coding sequence ATGAAGCAGGTGCCGCCCGCAATCTTAACATCCGCTATTTCGACGACGCCGACAAATAGTTTGCGAAGCGAGTGGCTGAAGAATCTCGGCCTCGGGCGTTTCGTTGCGATCGATCTTGAAACAACGGGATTGACGCCTGCCAACGACTCCATTATCGAGGTAGGTGCAGTCCGATTTCAAGATGGAGTCGTTGCCGAGACGTATCAGACGTTTCTCGATCCGGAGCGGCCGCTCCCGCATTTCATTACGTCCCTGACAGGGATTCGCGACGAAGACGTACTCGGAGCTCCGAGTTTTGATGAGATTCGCTCCGATTTACTGGATTTTATCGACGAAAGTCCGCTGGTCGGACAAAACACGTCGTTTGATCTCGGCTTCTTGACCGCACACGGTGGAAGTGATTTTCGCTTCCCCGGCCGAATGATTCTGGATACCGCGGAGCTTGCCCGAATTTTCTGGGCCGAGCTCCCGAGATTTTCTTTAGGAAGTCTTTGTCGCGCGTTCAGTGTCACGCTTGCAAGTGCACACCGTGCCAGTGACGACGCACAAGCCACGGGCGAAATTCTCGTGCATTTGGTGGATAGTCTTGGCGAACGAGTTTGGGGCGATCTCGCGGCCGAACTCTATGCGGTTGCCAAACAAGGGCATCACCGTGCGGAGAAATTCTTCGCGGCACTTCAAGCACAAACGGTAGATATTCCGCCGCCACTGTCTCCCAAACCCGACCCTCGGCCCGAACTCACGCGCGTTTCACTTGCCTCGTTGGCTGCAGGCGGCGAGTTTCACGAGCATCTCGAAAAGTTCGAGCCGCGCGCGCAGCAAATGCAAATGGCCGAGCTTGTTCAAATGGCCTTTGAAAACGAAGAGACTCTTCTGCTCGAAGCTCCGACCGGAACAGGAAAGTCTCTTGGCTATCTTGTTCCGGCGCTCGAGTGGGCGCTCGGTGGGGAGGACGATTCAGATCGTCAGGTTGTCATCTCGTCGCATACGCGTTCCTTGCAGGAGCAGTTGCTCAACAAAGATATTCGAGACATCGGGCTTGCTACTAAGTCTCGCATTCCTGCAGCCATACTAAAAGGCCGCGACAACTATCTATGCAAGCGGCGGCTTAACGCCGCGTTGGTTGACATAGATGGACGTTTGTCGGATGGCGAACGCCACAAACTGCTGCCTTTAATTCGATGGTCGCATTTGACAACTCGCGGAGACATCGGGGAGATTGGCGGATTTCGTCCCGAGTTCGAACCGCTGTTATGGTCCATGGTCTGCTCGGACGGGGCCGCGTGTTCGGGTTCCATGTGCGGCGCAAACCGGGGTGATTTCTATCGAAAAGCACTCGATGAAGCCAAGAAAGCCAAATTACTCTTGGTCAATCATGCGTTGCTCAGCACGGACTTCGAGCGTTTTATGAGTCCGGGCGAAGATTCCGCGCGTCGGCTGGTAGTGGACGAAGCTCATCAGTTCGAACGCGCCGTCGTTTCAGCCTATTCGACGGTTTTCAGTGACCGCGTCGTTCGCAATGTCCTTTCGCGCTTCACGGATGAACGGTCGTCACGCGGACTACTCGCCAAGCTCGCGAAAGCGGCTCTCGATGACGACATCTCGACCGAACTCGTCGCGCTCGACGTTCTAATCAAAACGCTCTTTCAAAAATCCCGCCTCAGCTTTCAAGAAGCGGCCGGCATGCCGTCACGGACGGATCAAGATGAATCCAAGTCCCGGCTTTGCTCAAGTACTCCCGAACAGCAGAGGATCGAAAACGTGTTGTCCCCGCTAATCAACGATCTCGAAGATCTCTTTCTGCGCTTGGACAAAGTTCAATCCGTACTCGCTCGCGAAGAAGAACTTCCGCGCGACACAAAAGAAAAGATTCTCGAGCTGAGATCCGCGATCGCGGATTTGGAAGGAACAGTTGAGGTAGGCAAACTTTCGGTTAGTTGCGAGTCGTCAGATTACGTTTATTGGTTGGAGTCTTCACAGCGGCGCACCAACCCGACGGTCGCGATTTTTGCGTCGCCGATCTTTGTTGCGGAGACTCTTGACAAACAGTTGTGGAGACATGCCCGGGGATCAGTGCTGACTTCGGCGACACTTACCCACAACAGTGACTTCACGGTTCTCAGGAACGCATTGGGCATCAGCGACTCCGGCGAGCGAGCTGTCACCAAAACGGTACTCGATTCGCCTTTTGAATTGCCCGCACAAATGCACTGCTACTGCCCGACGTATTTGCCCGAGGCGAAGCAAGTGCAACCTCATTTGACAGGCGTCGCGCAGATGGTGGCGGCGCTTATCGAGCAAACCAATCGCTCGATTCTGGTTCTGTGTACTTCGCATGCCAGTTCAAATGAAATATTCGAGAAGATCACGCCTGCCGCACGCAAACACGACCGGCCGCTCTTTCAGCAACGCGGTGGCCGTGACACTCACGAGATCATCAAAGCATTCCGCGAGTCCAAAGGGGGTGTGTTAGTAGGCGCGGCCGCATTGTGGGAGGGAATTGATCTCGTCGGCGAAGCTCTGGAGATACTCGTAGTCGTCAAGCTCCCGTTTGACGTCCCGACCGAGCCTTGGCATGAGGCCCGCGGTGAAATGGCTTCGGCTCAAAACAAAGATCCGTTTTATTCTTTGAGCCTTCCGGCTTGTGCCATTCGTTTGCGGCAAGGTCTGGGGCGTTTGATTCGCCATCACAATGACCGCGGCGTCGCAATTATTGCCGATACTCGGTTGCTCAAAACTCGCTACGGCAAAGTGCTTCAGCAGCATCTTCCCGTAAAGCCCGAACCTGCTGACGATTTGCCAAGTTTGCTGGACAATGTCCGGAACTTTTTTTCGGGAAATGACTCATGA
- the mce gene encoding methylmalonyl-CoA epimerase codes for MIDALDHIAIAVPNIDDAIQNWQRKTGAQVTHREHVAAQGVYVAFLALADFRIELIAPDSDSSSVAKFLEKRGPGLHHIAIKSQNGQELLDELANKDTKLINSTLRPGAENTMVGFAHPSAFDGVLVEIVEHPGAKGE; via the coding sequence ATGATAGACGCTCTTGATCACATTGCCATTGCCGTCCCGAATATCGACGACGCCATCCAAAATTGGCAGCGGAAAACCGGCGCGCAGGTCACTCATCGTGAGCACGTCGCGGCACAAGGAGTCTACGTTGCTTTTCTGGCGCTTGCGGATTTTCGTATTGAACTGATTGCTCCGGACTCCGACAGCTCATCCGTCGCGAAGTTTCTTGAAAAGCGCGGCCCCGGCTTGCATCACATCGCCATAAAGTCTCAAAACGGACAAGAGCTGCTCGATGAGCTTGCGAACAAAGATACGAAGCTGATCAACTCGACGCTTCGCCCGGGAGCCGAAAACACTATGGTGGGATTCGCACATCCGTCGGCGTTCGATGGAGTCTTAGTTGAGATTGTCGAGCATCCCGGTGCAAAAGGGGAGTAG
- a CDS encoding excinuclease ABC subunit C: MSPELSDKLENLPRDPGVYIFRDSRGKVIYIGKAKVLRNRVRQYFQKSSDGRPQFELLVSKIDDLEVITTKSEYEALILESNLIRRHKPRYNVMLKDDKSQPYLQIANEPFPRIFLTRRPQQDGSKFYGPYGDLRYLKGLLHVLRGMLQIRTCNLPLTEESIAKKKFKACLEFHLGRCNAPCIGNESLDDYTKRVKDFTSVVKGRGSEIITRLHEDMERASDDLRFERAAQLRDWLASIDNLTRRQTIISPEPVNRDIVGIAVQDEDGCLVVMQVRDGRLLGRVHYPLKLPKDTPLPEVLTQALQLYYSRSAVPEELILPYEPSDESVLTLWLREQAESKLTIRIPARGEKVQMVDLAARNAELQLQEILRSATKRERIPASLTELKTRLGLRDFPREIVAFDISTLMGENKVAGMVVFKMGRPARADYRRFKIKTVEGQDDFASMREAVSRRFARVVKEQQTMPDLILIDGGKGQLAAAIEALHSVGVTDYQIIGLAKKLEEIYRPGDSEPYNLPKTSSALKLLQTVRDEVHRYSITYHRLLRQKESMASELQDIPGVGSARRKLLLTNFRSMQRLSEATKEELVAIKGISPALADKILDFFRIRKSSSPV; the protein is encoded by the coding sequence TTGTCACCCGAACTGTCCGACAAACTGGAGAATCTTCCGCGGGATCCCGGAGTATACATCTTCCGCGACTCACGCGGCAAAGTAATCTATATCGGAAAAGCGAAAGTACTTCGCAATCGTGTCCGCCAGTATTTTCAGAAGTCATCCGACGGCCGTCCGCAGTTCGAATTGCTCGTTTCCAAGATCGATGATCTCGAAGTCATCACCACAAAGTCCGAGTACGAGGCACTGATCCTCGAAAGCAATCTGATCCGTCGTCATAAGCCGCGCTACAACGTGATGCTGAAAGATGACAAGTCACAACCGTACCTGCAGATTGCAAATGAGCCGTTCCCGCGAATCTTTCTCACTCGTCGACCGCAGCAAGACGGATCTAAATTCTATGGGCCGTACGGCGACTTGCGCTATTTGAAAGGACTGCTTCACGTACTTCGCGGGATGCTCCAGATTCGCACGTGCAACCTTCCTTTGACGGAAGAGTCCATTGCGAAGAAGAAATTCAAAGCCTGTCTCGAATTTCATCTGGGCCGCTGCAACGCACCTTGTATCGGCAACGAATCGCTCGACGACTACACGAAGCGCGTGAAAGATTTCACCTCTGTTGTCAAAGGGCGGGGGTCAGAGATCATCACACGCCTGCACGAAGACATGGAGCGCGCTTCGGACGACTTGCGTTTCGAACGCGCCGCGCAGCTCCGCGATTGGCTCGCGTCGATAGACAATCTGACGCGCCGTCAAACGATCATCTCGCCCGAACCCGTTAACCGGGATATCGTCGGGATTGCCGTGCAGGATGAAGATGGGTGTTTGGTGGTCATGCAGGTGCGGGACGGACGGCTGCTTGGAAGAGTGCACTATCCGCTGAAACTTCCGAAGGACACGCCGCTTCCCGAAGTTCTCACGCAAGCGCTCCAACTTTACTATTCGCGCTCAGCCGTGCCCGAAGAACTTATTCTTCCTTATGAGCCTTCGGATGAATCCGTCTTGACCCTCTGGCTTCGCGAACAAGCGGAGAGCAAACTTACAATCCGAATTCCCGCGCGGGGTGAAAAAGTCCAAATGGTCGATCTCGCGGCCCGCAATGCGGAACTTCAATTGCAGGAGATTCTGCGTTCTGCGACTAAGCGCGAGCGTATCCCGGCAAGTTTGACGGAGCTCAAGACACGGCTCGGACTAAGGGATTTCCCGCGTGAAATCGTCGCTTTCGACATTTCGACATTGATGGGCGAAAACAAGGTTGCCGGCATGGTGGTGTTTAAGATGGGACGGCCGGCTCGTGCCGACTACCGCCGTTTCAAGATCAAAACCGTCGAAGGACAGGATGATTTCGCGTCAATGCGCGAAGCCGTGTCGCGGCGCTTCGCGCGCGTGGTCAAAGAGCAGCAAACAATGCCTGATTTGATCTTAATTGACGGCGGCAAGGGGCAACTCGCGGCGGCGATTGAAGCGCTGCATTCCGTCGGCGTCACGGATTACCAAATCATCGGACTCGCCAAGAAGCTCGAAGAAATTTACCGTCCCGGCGATTCTGAGCCTTACAATCTTCCCAAGACGTCTTCTGCGCTAAAACTCTTGCAGACCGTGCGCGATGAAGTCCATCGCTATTCGATAACGTATCACAGGCTGCTGCGCCAAAAAGAGTCCATGGCATCCGAGCTTCAAGATATTCCCGGCGTCGGTTCGGCTCGCCGCAAGCTGCTTCTGACAAATTTTCGAAGCATGCAGCGACTAAGTGAAGCCACCAAGGAAGAACTCGTCGCCATAAAGGGGATTAGCCCCGCGTTGGCCGACAAAATTCTCGATTTTTTCCGAATACGTAAATCCAGTTCACCCGTATGA